The following are from one region of the Muntiacus reevesi chromosome 3, mMunRee1.1, whole genome shotgun sequence genome:
- the CEP68 gene encoding centrosomal protein of 68 kDa isoform X2, with the protein MALGEEKAEGEASSEKKAPSCGGWSRREQELSPAGPVLGEQPPRLEAEGGPASPVGGTEGLPSPACYGGVGPGSSRTCQPLATGASREPAAGGSKPALSCTPPPASLETGDLPSAGSQMEEIRLPAPEAEALPRTRAIPRAAALCSGHDADIEDDPSPVESPHVPDLCPQSPISGFPCPSRWRSAVSPGTPAPLSSSCSVSASSPGSSLQGHQEKAEPRSGCLARVSSCLELAVPPSAPSAVGPGPRLQWLPQPVSSAGDAPGLGRRRLSFQAEYWACVLPDSLPPSPDRRSPLWNPNKEYEDLLDYTYPLRPGPRLPKQLDSHALAEPVLQDSGVDLDSFSISPASTLKSPTNVSHSRPPAEAAALPFSAPREPSLKLGPSGVPQKQGGVGLASCSPFASTPRAPGGRATPWVSREPARKNLRDWPPVGRHLELGAPHLRTRDRGWPSPGLEREKGASQGLGRLACTESGWKPQEEVESDDEYLALPTRLTQVSSLVSYLGSIPTSVPLSTDAAEGQSSLDVSDSDGPASLPSDSSQSQLPSRATFRGSWSAEDQKHRLLHSFVRARRSAGEGSLVSGQALGVSAGPMRTRASWSAMLDPDAEGQPPRKGGEQGKESLVQCVQQFKKDIDEHQSLTESVLQKGEVLLQSLLDNTPVLKDVLGRISRQPSALESHADCLYDTILASLDTLAGCTLTPNSTPAAHRSTSVKGISLASSLEEM; encoded by the exons ATGGCCCTGggagaagaaaaggcagagggggaGGCGTCCTCAGAAAAGAAGGCCCCTTCCTGTGGGGGCTGGAGCCGCAGGGAGCAGGAGCTGAGCCCTGCAGGGCCTGTGCTCGGGGAGCAGCCGCCACGCCTGGAAGCTGAGGGAGGACCCGCCTCCCCTGTTGGGGGCACCGAGGggctccccagccctgcctgctaCGGTGGGGTTGGCCCTGGCTCCTCCAGAACCTGCCAGCCACTGGCCACTGGGGCCAGCAGGGAGCCAGCAGCTGGTGGGTCTAAGCCTGCTCTCAGTTGCACGCCTCCTCCTGCCAGCCTGGAGACTGGAGATCTGCCCTCTGCGGGAAGCCAG ATGGAGGAGATCAGACTTCCTGCCCCGGAGGCGGAGGCGCTACCTCGGACTCGTGCCATTCCCAGAGCTGCTGCTCTTTGCTCGGGACATGATGCTGACATCGAAGACGACCCATCCCCTGTGGAGTCGCCGCACGTGCCAGACCTCTGCCCACAGTCTCCCATCTCAGGCTTCCCGTGCCCGTCGAGGTGGAGGTCGGCTGTGAGCCCGGGGACGCCCGCGCCACTGTCGTCTAGCTGCAGCGTGTCAGCCTCCTCACCGGGCAGCAGTCTCCAGGGTCACCAGGAGAAGGCGGAGCCTCGGAGTGGCTGCCTCGCCAGGGTCTCCTCCTGCCTGGAGCTGGCTGTCCCACCTTCAGCCCCCTCAGCGGTAGGCCCTGGGCCTCGGCTCCAGTGGTTGCCCCAGCCCGTGTCCTCAGCGGGGGATGCCCCCGGGCTGGGCAGGAGACGCCTCTCCTTCCAGGCTGAGTACTGGGCCTGTGTGCTGCCCgattccctgcctccctccccagacCGCCGCTCCCCACTCTGGAACCCGAACAAAGAGTACGAAGACCTGCTGGACTACACCTATCCCCTCAGGCCCGGGCCCCGGCTCCCGAAGCAGCTCGACAGCCACGCGCTGGCTGAGCCCGTCCTGCAGGACTCAGGCGTAGACCTCGATAGCTTCTCCATCTCCCCGGCGAGCACCCTCAAGTCACCCACTAACGTCTCCCACAGTCGCCCACCAGCCGAGGCTGCCGCCCTTCCGTTCTCTGCGCCCAGAGAGCCAAGCCTTAAGCTGGGGCCTTCTGGAGTACCCCAGAAGCAGGGTGGTGTGGGCTTAGCATCTTGCAGCCCTTTTGCCTCTACCCCCAGAGCCCCAGGCGGAAGGGCCACTCCTTGGGTGAGCAGAGAGCCTGCCCGGAAGAACCTGAGGGACTGGCCACCTGTGGGCAGGCACCTTGAGCTGGGCGCTCCACACCTGAGGACACGGGACAGAGGGTGGCCCTCACCCGGgctggagagggagaagggggccaGCCAGGGCCTTGGGCGCCTCGCCTGCACGGAGTCTGGATGGAAACCACAAGAGGAGGTGGAAAGTGACGACGAGTATCTGGCCCTACCCACTCGGCTCACACAGGTTTCTAGCTTAGTTTCATATCTGGGCTCCATTCCCACCTCTGTGCCCCTGTCCACGGATGCTGCTGAAGGGCAGAGCTCCCTGGACGTGTCGGACAGTGATGGGCCAGCTTCCCTCCCATCAGACTCTAGCCAAAGCCAGCTTCCCTCCAGGGCTACCTTCAGAGGGTCCTGGAGCGCTGAGGACCAGAAGCACCGTTTGCTACACTCCTTCGTACGTGCAAGGCGCTCTGCTGGGGAGGGCAGTCTGGTGAGCGGCCAGGCCCTGGGGGTCTCCGCTGGACCAATGAGAACACGCGCCTCCTGGTCAGCAATGTTGGATCCAGATGCTGAAGGGCAGCCTCCCAGGAAGGGTGGAGAGCAGGGAAAAGAGTCACTCGTGCAGTGCGTGCAG CAATTTAAGAAAGATATAGATGAACACCAGTCCCTGACGGAGAGTGTCTTACAGAAAGGGGAGGTCCTGCTTCAAAGCCTGCTGGATAATACCCCAG TGTTGAAGGATGTCCTGGGCAGGATCTCTCGGCAGCCCAGCGCGCTGGAGAGCCACGCGGATTGCCTGTATGACACCATCTTGGCCTCCCTAGACACACTGGCCGGCTGCACCCTCACTCCCAATAGCACGCCAGCGGCACACAGGAGCACCAGTGTGAAGGGTATTAGCCTG gcATCTTCTCTGGAAGAGATGTAA
- the CEP68 gene encoding centrosomal protein of 68 kDa isoform X1 — protein sequence MALGEEKAEGEASSEKKAPSCGGWSRREQELSPAGPVLGEQPPRLEAEGGPASPVGGTEGLPSPACYGGVGPGSSRTCQPLATGASREPAAGGSKPALSCTPPPASLETGDLPSAGSQMEEIRLPAPEAEALPRTRAIPRAAALCSGHDADIEDDPSPVESPHVPDLCPQSPISGFPCPSRWRSAVSPGTPAPLSSSCSVSASSPGSSLQGHQEKAEPRSGCLARVSSCLELAVPPSAPSAVGPGPRLQWLPQPVSSAGDAPGLGRRRLSFQAEYWACVLPDSLPPSPDRRSPLWNPNKEYEDLLDYTYPLRPGPRLPKQLDSHALAEPVLQDSGVDLDSFSISPASTLKSPTNVSHSRPPAEAAALPFSAPREPSLKLGPSGVPQKQGGVGLASCSPFASTPRAPGGRATPWVSREPARKNLRDWPPVGRHLELGAPHLRTRDRGWPSPGLEREKGASQGLGRLACTESGWKPQEEVESDDEYLALPTRLTQVSSLVSYLGSIPTSVPLSTDAAEGQSSLDVSDSDGPASLPSDSSQSQLPSRATFRGSWSAEDQKHRLLHSFVRARRSAGEGSLVSGQALGVSAGPMRTRASWSAMLDPDAEGQPPRKGGEQGKESLVQCVQTFCCQLEELIHWLYHVADTTDHLTAPRSSLTGLKSSLQLYRQFKKDIDEHQSLTESVLQKGEVLLQSLLDNTPVLKDVLGRISRQPSALESHADCLYDTILASLDTLAGCTLTPNSTPAAHRSTSVKGISLASSLEEM from the exons ATGGCCCTGggagaagaaaaggcagagggggaGGCGTCCTCAGAAAAGAAGGCCCCTTCCTGTGGGGGCTGGAGCCGCAGGGAGCAGGAGCTGAGCCCTGCAGGGCCTGTGCTCGGGGAGCAGCCGCCACGCCTGGAAGCTGAGGGAGGACCCGCCTCCCCTGTTGGGGGCACCGAGGggctccccagccctgcctgctaCGGTGGGGTTGGCCCTGGCTCCTCCAGAACCTGCCAGCCACTGGCCACTGGGGCCAGCAGGGAGCCAGCAGCTGGTGGGTCTAAGCCTGCTCTCAGTTGCACGCCTCCTCCTGCCAGCCTGGAGACTGGAGATCTGCCCTCTGCGGGAAGCCAG ATGGAGGAGATCAGACTTCCTGCCCCGGAGGCGGAGGCGCTACCTCGGACTCGTGCCATTCCCAGAGCTGCTGCTCTTTGCTCGGGACATGATGCTGACATCGAAGACGACCCATCCCCTGTGGAGTCGCCGCACGTGCCAGACCTCTGCCCACAGTCTCCCATCTCAGGCTTCCCGTGCCCGTCGAGGTGGAGGTCGGCTGTGAGCCCGGGGACGCCCGCGCCACTGTCGTCTAGCTGCAGCGTGTCAGCCTCCTCACCGGGCAGCAGTCTCCAGGGTCACCAGGAGAAGGCGGAGCCTCGGAGTGGCTGCCTCGCCAGGGTCTCCTCCTGCCTGGAGCTGGCTGTCCCACCTTCAGCCCCCTCAGCGGTAGGCCCTGGGCCTCGGCTCCAGTGGTTGCCCCAGCCCGTGTCCTCAGCGGGGGATGCCCCCGGGCTGGGCAGGAGACGCCTCTCCTTCCAGGCTGAGTACTGGGCCTGTGTGCTGCCCgattccctgcctccctccccagacCGCCGCTCCCCACTCTGGAACCCGAACAAAGAGTACGAAGACCTGCTGGACTACACCTATCCCCTCAGGCCCGGGCCCCGGCTCCCGAAGCAGCTCGACAGCCACGCGCTGGCTGAGCCCGTCCTGCAGGACTCAGGCGTAGACCTCGATAGCTTCTCCATCTCCCCGGCGAGCACCCTCAAGTCACCCACTAACGTCTCCCACAGTCGCCCACCAGCCGAGGCTGCCGCCCTTCCGTTCTCTGCGCCCAGAGAGCCAAGCCTTAAGCTGGGGCCTTCTGGAGTACCCCAGAAGCAGGGTGGTGTGGGCTTAGCATCTTGCAGCCCTTTTGCCTCTACCCCCAGAGCCCCAGGCGGAAGGGCCACTCCTTGGGTGAGCAGAGAGCCTGCCCGGAAGAACCTGAGGGACTGGCCACCTGTGGGCAGGCACCTTGAGCTGGGCGCTCCACACCTGAGGACACGGGACAGAGGGTGGCCCTCACCCGGgctggagagggagaagggggccaGCCAGGGCCTTGGGCGCCTCGCCTGCACGGAGTCTGGATGGAAACCACAAGAGGAGGTGGAAAGTGACGACGAGTATCTGGCCCTACCCACTCGGCTCACACAGGTTTCTAGCTTAGTTTCATATCTGGGCTCCATTCCCACCTCTGTGCCCCTGTCCACGGATGCTGCTGAAGGGCAGAGCTCCCTGGACGTGTCGGACAGTGATGGGCCAGCTTCCCTCCCATCAGACTCTAGCCAAAGCCAGCTTCCCTCCAGGGCTACCTTCAGAGGGTCCTGGAGCGCTGAGGACCAGAAGCACCGTTTGCTACACTCCTTCGTACGTGCAAGGCGCTCTGCTGGGGAGGGCAGTCTGGTGAGCGGCCAGGCCCTGGGGGTCTCCGCTGGACCAATGAGAACACGCGCCTCCTGGTCAGCAATGTTGGATCCAGATGCTGAAGGGCAGCCTCCCAGGAAGGGTGGAGAGCAGGGAAAAGAGTCACTCGTGCAGTGCGTGCAG ACATTTTGTTGTCAGCTGGAAGAGCTGATCCACTGGCTGTATCACGTTGCAGACACTACTGACCACCTCACTGCACCCAGATCCAGCCTTACGGGCCTCAAGTCTTCCCTGCAGCTTTACCGG CAATTTAAGAAAGATATAGATGAACACCAGTCCCTGACGGAGAGTGTCTTACAGAAAGGGGAGGTCCTGCTTCAAAGCCTGCTGGATAATACCCCAG TGTTGAAGGATGTCCTGGGCAGGATCTCTCGGCAGCCCAGCGCGCTGGAGAGCCACGCGGATTGCCTGTATGACACCATCTTGGCCTCCCTAGACACACTGGCCGGCTGCACCCTCACTCCCAATAGCACGCCAGCGGCACACAGGAGCACCAGTGTGAAGGGTATTAGCCTG gcATCTTCTCTGGAAGAGATGTAA